The proteins below come from a single Ochotona princeps isolate mOchPri1 chromosome 13, mOchPri1.hap1, whole genome shotgun sequence genomic window:
- the LOC131481714 gene encoding anthrax toxin receptor-like, with protein MAGKDVNGCVSFLKPKRDRPPPPPPPPVTVCPTVIICCCTCRGMCMRRGLQGNLNPLCNIIPPSCQQLPLMWCRSREQERWPSLTLMKNPCNPSACLQPNLDRLPLTWCPQCHHLPDRCSRPSSRLLPLPPARDQGLYRNTLSLPPP; from the exons ATGGCAGGCAAGGATGTGAACGGTTGTGTTTCTTTCCTGAAGCCCAAGAGGGACCGTCCTCCACCTCCCCCTCCACCACCCGTGACGGTGTGCCCCACGGTGATCATCTGCTGTTGTACCTGCCGGGGGATGTGCATGAGAAGAGGGCTGCAG GGCAATCTGAATCCCTTGTGCAACATCATCCCACCAAGCTGCCaacagctgccactgatgtggtgTCGGTCCagggagcag GAGAGGTGGCCCAGTCTCACCCTCATGAAGAACCCCTGCAACCCAAGTGCGTGCCTTCAGCCCAACCTGGACAGACTCCCCCTCACCTGGTGCCCACAGTGCCACCACCTCCCAGACAGGTGCTCCAGGCCTTCCTCCAGGCTCCTGCCACTGCCTCCAGCCAGGGATCAAGGGCTCTACAGGAATACCTTGTCCCTGCCTCCCCCATAG
- the LOC131481657 gene encoding anthrax toxin receptor-like, which yields MLLRMGHEIKEDVMEYCEGNFDLYFVIDKSTTTGPWGEMFSSWEDMMEKYLNPELRMSYITFAKVADIRMPLTDDRKRFREVMAYISKYSVSGSVSNVNEGLKLAYQQIEQANSVGKSVMSVIIVVISGPVNGPAFEEAKQVVKQARNMGSFIYVAGVMSAQRYQLEALADSWDHVEDVQGPTPKMHSHVDWFCTRACLELREVQPDPVCVGDTSVNFKGYGMNNAKTKDNIICRYKFSDKDVVDKKGISIIDRFTIKCPLPKRVKPDQRIVVELSLNKGRDFLRNNVSMRTRDCSIPSTTTTTTTTTTTTTTTTTPKPPPPTTTTTTTTTTKPTTTTPTTTTTTTTTTTTTTTTTTTTTTTTITTTTTPSTTPTTTTTKAIPPKTSYPPGSTVVLQPRPSEGLVIITILLALALLWTLLWLLWWLCCRKVKKPPPPVKPKKAPRPPPPPPPVTVCPTVIICCCACQGVWVRGPQGNLNPLCNIIPPSCQQLPLMWCRSREQERWPSLTLMKNPCNPSACLQPSLDRLPLTWCPQCHHLPDRCSRPSSRLLPLPPARDQALCRNTLSLPPP from the exons ATCAACCACTACAGGCCCCTGGGGTGAAATGTTTTCGTCTTGGGAAGACATGATGGAGAAGTACCTGAA ccctgAACTGCGGATGTCTTACATTACCTTTGCCAAGGTAGCTGATATCAGAATGCCACTCACCGATGACAG GAAACGCTTCCGTGAAGTTATGGCCTACATCAGCAAGTACTCCGTTTCGGGTTCAGTTTCCAACGTGAACGAGGGATTGAAACTG GCTTACCAGCAGATTGAACAAGCCAATTCCGTTG GCAAGTCGGTTATGAGTGTGATCATTGTTGTGATCAGTGGACCTGTAAATGGTCCTGCATTTGAAGAAGCTAAGCAGGTG GTTAAACAGGCTCGGAATATGGGATCATTCATTTACGTAGCGGGTGTGATGTCAGCTCAGAGATACCAG cTGGAAGCCCTTGCAGACAGCTGGGACCATGTGGAAGATGTGCAAGGTCCAACACCTAAAATGCACTCGCATGTGGACTGG TTCTGTACGAGGGCCTGTCTAGAACTGAGAGAGGTGCAGCCCGATCCTGTATGTGTGGGAG ATACCAGCGTCAACTTTAAAGGTTATGGCATGAATAATGCCAAGACTAAAGACAACATAATCTGCAGATACAAATTCAGTGACAAGGATGTGGTTG ataaaaagggAATCAGTATAATTGATAGATTTACCATCAAGTGTCCTTTACCTAAGAGAGTGAAACCTGATCA GAGGATTGTTGTGGAACTCAGCCTGAACAAAGGGAGGGACTTCCTCAGAAACAACGTCAGTATGAGGACCAGAGACTGC AGTATCCCGTCAACaacgaccaccaccaccaccaccactaccacaacCACGACGACGACGACTCCTAAGCCACCCCCACCCACAACGACAACAACGACGACGACGACTACAAAGCCCACAACCACAACTCCAACAACGACCACGaccactaccactaccactaccaccaccaccactactaccaccaccaccaccaccaccaccatcaccaccaccaccactccttCCACAACTCCGACAACTACTACCACAAAGGCGATACCCCCCAAAACCAGTTATCCACCTGGCAGCACTGTAGTCCTTCAGCCTCGCCCCAGTGAAGGTTTGGTGATCATCACCATTTTGCTGGCCCTGGCACTGCTCTGGAcgctgctgtggctgctctggTGGCTGTGCTGCAGG AAAGTCAAGAAGCCACCGCCGCCAGTAAAG CCCAAGAAAGCACCACGTCCACCACCCCCTCCACCACCCGTGACGGTGTGCCCCACAGTGATcatctgctgctgtgcctgccagGGGGTGTGGGTGAGAGGACCGCAG GGCAATCTGAATCCCTTGTGCAACATCATCCCACCAAGCTGTCaacagctgccactgatgtggtgTCGGTCCagggagcag GAGAGGTGGCCCAGTCTCACCCTCATGAAGAACCCCTGCAACCCAAGTGCGTGccttcagcccagcctggacagACTCCCCCTCACCTGGTGCCCACAGTGCCACCACCTCCCAGACAGGTGCTCCAGGCCTTCCTCCAGGCTCCTGCCACTGCCTCCAGCCCGGGATCAAGCGCTCTGCAGGAACACCTTGTCCCTGCCTCCCCCATAG